A single Tamandua tetradactyla isolate mTamTet1 chromosome X, mTamTet1.pri, whole genome shotgun sequence DNA region contains:
- the LOC143672000 gene encoding profilin-1-like translates to MQCVGNISEEVWQDCITVFLQTGMCCDAAIITNSPPWLLASYPGGNLFQLTREEIQILLASDGREKLFLQGITLAGTKCLLIRDNLYTEGNNTMDLRTKGQSRGSQAVTILQIESVYLVVIGQKGTEGGPLNLKAFEMAGYIREAIHQHMAYF, encoded by the coding sequence ATGCAGTGTGTAGGGAATATCAGTGAAGAGGTCTGGCAGGACTGTATCACTGTCTTTCTGCAGACTGGAATGTGCTGTGATGCAGCAATCATCACCAATTCACCACCTTGGTTATTAGCATCTTACCCTGGAGGCAACTTGTTCCAGTTGACCCGGGAAGAAATTCAGATCTTGCTGGCAAGTGATGGGAGAGAGAAGTTGTTTCTCCAGGGCATCACCCTTGCGGGGACCAAATGCTTGTTGATCCGGGACAACCTGTACACTGAGGGCAACAACACCATGGACCTCCGCACCAAAGGCCAGAGCCGGGGCAGCCAGGCAGTGACAATCCTTCAGATAGAGTCTGTATACCTTGTGGTGATAGGACAAAAGGGAACAGAGGGAGGGCCTCTCAACCTCAAGGCTTTTGAAATGGCAGGTTACATCAGAGAAGCCATTCATCAACACATGGCCTATTTCTAA